A window from Photobacterium leiognathi encodes these proteins:
- a CDS encoding site-specific integrase yields the protein MVRYVIETSTLKNYLYRRPVLEIDANGEVVSRYRENDKGIVIRQIALLNKVGYDDNEKLVSFEPMNYVNEFLLAHHIDNEKLNSNQLSNALVHYFSFIIQHQEAWDEAYDEDLYDELYDNPRPDWNHFPKRKSDKLTYLYRDALKDLVLNQENPADAMARTTAKAYINAVVAFYKHHLILGYQFNNPPFLHEIVNINYQASGTNMRAYMTKAIHTTDLRLSFPKPSRSSGSPIENFRRDLRPFTNKEWQLAQNIITKTKRVVRHGKSATKMASLPYEFSLHFMICRFAGLRREEAASLHLGQIVKPVKFVNEAGKEVYKNEVLKFGVGDKYGSLTKTKETGNKNRETIMPARLMEELYDYTQSERYKKRLAKFKSYCKEQEEKGNTAIFSGDDAIDKNKEYLFITQTGMPMFTRLQDFTNRWVEVRNTVNHNLDIHRKMVGSLHNLRSTFAVDIFRRLLRKIDPDKALDIVSSLLGHEDYNTTQQYLKIAQELPSADEIYEDVLIYTGVLDGFSDQLEEI from the coding sequence ATGGTTAGATACGTTATCGAAACCTCCACACTTAAAAATTATCTGTATAGAAGACCTGTATTAGAAATTGATGCAAATGGCGAGGTCGTTTCTAGATATAGAGAAAATGATAAAGGTATTGTTATTAGACAAATAGCATTGCTTAACAAAGTTGGTTATGACGATAACGAAAAGTTGGTTTCTTTTGAGCCGATGAATTATGTAAATGAATTTCTACTCGCCCATCATATCGACAACGAAAAACTAAACAGTAACCAGTTATCAAACGCACTCGTACACTATTTTTCATTTATCATTCAGCACCAAGAAGCTTGGGATGAGGCTTATGATGAAGATTTGTATGATGAGCTATACGACAATCCACGCCCTGACTGGAATCACTTTCCTAAACGAAAATCTGACAAGTTAACTTATCTTTACCGTGACGCATTAAAAGATCTAGTTCTGAATCAAGAAAATCCAGCAGATGCAATGGCAAGAACAACAGCCAAAGCCTATATAAATGCAGTTGTTGCCTTTTACAAGCATCACTTGATATTAGGTTATCAATTTAATAATCCTCCATTTTTGCATGAAATTGTAAACATCAACTATCAAGCCAGTGGTACAAACATGCGGGCGTATATGACAAAAGCCATTCATACCACTGATTTACGCCTCAGTTTTCCAAAACCATCACGCAGCAGCGGAAGCCCGATAGAAAATTTTCGGCGTGACCTAAGACCATTTACCAACAAAGAGTGGCAATTGGCGCAGAACATCATAACTAAAACTAAAAGAGTTGTTCGTCACGGCAAGTCTGCAACAAAAATGGCTTCCTTACCTTATGAATTCAGTCTTCATTTTATGATTTGCCGCTTTGCAGGCTTGCGTCGAGAAGAAGCTGCAAGCCTGCATCTAGGTCAAATTGTTAAACCTGTGAAATTCGTGAACGAGGCAGGCAAAGAGGTTTACAAAAACGAAGTTCTAAAATTCGGTGTTGGCGACAAATACGGCTCTTTAACGAAAACAAAGGAAACTGGCAATAAAAATCGCGAAACTATTATGCCAGCCCGACTCATGGAAGAACTTTACGACTACACCCAATCCGAGCGTTATAAAAAGCGGCTAGCTAAGTTTAAGTCTTATTGCAAAGAGCAGGAAGAAAAAGGCAATACAGCAATATTCAGTGGTGATGATGCGATTGATAAAAACAAAGAATACTTGTTCATCACACAAACTGGTATGCCTATGTTTACTCGCCTACAAGACTTCACAAATCGATGGGTGGAGGTGCGCAATACTGTTAATCATAATCTTGATATACATCGGAAAATGGTTGGCTCACTCCATAATTTACGATCCACGTTTGCGGTCGATATTTTTAGGCGGTTATTGCGAAAAATCGACCCCGATAAGGCGCTGGATATTGTATCAAGCCTGTTAGGTCACGAAGATTACAACACAACACAACAGTATTTAAAAATTGCACAAGAACTACCTAGTGCAGATGAAATTTATGAAGATGTGCTTATTTACACGGGTGTTCTGGATGGTTTTTCAGATCAGCTAGAGGAAATATAA
- the modA gene encoding molybdate ABC transporter substrate-binding protein — protein MSRKLVLATAAVFSLFSISASAADNNITVFAASSLTNALNDIAAKYQQETGVKTTLSFASSSALARQVALGAPANIYLSANEKWMDYVEQQGAVIDNSRVDVLKNSLVMVAPTDYPQNNISISASWDLSKALDGTRLAVGNPDNVPAGRYAKQSLEFMHLWKQAEPLLARANNVRSALVLVERGEAKLGIVYKTDAEISKKVKIVATFPEDSHKPITYPMALVKGNDTPAAKAFYQYLQHDEAKAIFKQYGFGTVK, from the coding sequence ATGTCACGCAAATTGGTTTTAGCTACCGCAGCTGTTTTCTCGCTTTTTTCAATTTCAGCTTCTGCTGCTGATAACAATATTACCGTTTTTGCTGCTTCGTCATTAACCAATGCGTTAAATGATATAGCCGCCAAATACCAACAAGAAACAGGCGTAAAAACGACGCTATCTTTCGCATCCTCTTCTGCGTTAGCACGTCAAGTGGCATTAGGTGCACCTGCGAATATTTACCTTTCCGCTAACGAAAAGTGGATGGACTATGTCGAGCAGCAGGGCGCTGTGATTGATAACAGTCGTGTTGATGTGTTGAAAAATAGCTTAGTGATGGTGGCACCAACGGACTATCCTCAAAATAATATTTCAATTTCTGCTAGCTGGGATTTAAGCAAAGCATTAGATGGTACACGTTTGGCTGTGGGCAATCCTGACAATGTACCAGCAGGGCGCTATGCTAAACAGTCATTAGAATTTATGCATTTGTGGAAGCAAGCGGAGCCACTATTGGCACGTGCTAATAATGTACGTTCTGCGTTAGTGTTAGTTGAGCGTGGCGAAGCCAAATTGGGTATCGTATATAAAACCGATGCGGAAATTTCCAAGAAAGTAAAAATTGTGGCGACATTCCCAGAAGATTCTCATAAGCCAATCACTTACCCTATGGCATTAGTAAAAGGCAATGACACGCCAGCGGCAAAGGCGTTTTATCAATATTTACAGCATGATGAAGCCAAAGCTATTTTCAAACAGTATGGTTTTGGTACTGTTAAATAA
- the modB gene encoding molybdate ABC transporter permease subunit produces the protein MLTDYELQALLLSLKISSVAVLCSLPFGIACAWLLARRNFWGKSLLDGMIHLPLVLPPVVIGYLLLISMGRQGVIGKWLYDWFGFSFSFSWRGAALAVAVVSFPLMVRSIRLALEGVDKKLEQAARTLGASPLRVFMTITLPLTIPGILTGTILAFARALGEFGATITFVSNIPGQTQTIPLAMYSFIETPGAESEAARLCVVAIVIALSSLFASEWLTRMARKRLEVM, from the coding sequence TTGCTAACAGATTATGAATTACAAGCGCTACTGCTCAGTTTAAAAATTTCAAGTGTGGCAGTGCTATGTAGCCTTCCTTTCGGCATTGCTTGTGCTTGGTTATTAGCACGCCGTAATTTTTGGGGTAAATCCTTACTTGATGGGATGATCCACCTGCCATTAGTGTTACCTCCTGTCGTTATTGGTTATTTGCTATTGATCTCCATGGGACGCCAAGGGGTAATAGGTAAGTGGCTGTATGACTGGTTTGGTTTTAGCTTTAGTTTTAGCTGGCGTGGAGCGGCGTTGGCTGTTGCAGTGGTGTCATTTCCGCTGATGGTTCGTTCGATCCGCTTAGCGTTAGAAGGAGTCGATAAAAAGCTAGAACAAGCGGCGCGTACATTAGGTGCATCACCATTACGGGTATTCATGACCATTACCTTGCCTTTAACGATCCCCGGTATTCTGACAGGGACCATTTTAGCCTTTGCGCGTGCCTTAGGTGAGTTTGGTGCCACTATTACTTTTGTGTCGAATATTCCAGGACAAACCCAAACGATCCCATTAGCCATGTATTCCTTTATTGAAACACCGGGTGCAGAAAGTGAAGCAGCCCGTTTATGTGTGGTAGCGATTGTGATTGCGCTTTCTTCATTGTTTGCTTCTGAGTGGTTAACTCGTATGGCAAGAAAACGCTTGGAAGTGATGTAA